GGGCAATGCTCACGCGGAATACAACGATTGTTGTGCATCACTAGTCCATCATCGCACACACAGGTTGGTGTTTTGTCATTAGTTGGGGCGCAACGTACTAATCGACAATCCGTCGTGCAAGTATTAATGCAACAAGGTCTGTATGGTACTAGGGTTGCACCCGGTGGACATACTGGTGTGCACTTTCGAGGACACTGGGATGGCAGTATGCATCGTCCCTCGTGCAGCACGTACCCTTCGTTACAGACACAGGTTGGCGGTCCCGTACATGCCGCTATACAGAAGATCTTGCTACAATCATTGTCGCAGGTTGGCTGGCAACACGGCGTACAAGGACTGTAACGTGCGTTAGGGCCACAAAATTTAACCGGTTCCTCCACGGGGCACTGGTCGCGTGGAATACAACGACCCTCATGTCGCACAAATCCCGTATCACAGGTGCAAACCAACGGACCAGTCGAAGGCTGCGATTTACAGAGTACGGCGGCACAATCGCTGGTGCACGTTGGCTCGCAGCAGATTGGAGAACGTTCCTGTATCTCATTCGGTGGACACACCTCAAACGGTGACATGGTCGTTGTACGCACTGGCTTCGGCGGACATGGTTTCACCGGACGGTAAAGATAGTTAGAGCATGACGAGAGATTCTGAGACTGCGACATCATCGAGTACGGACCGGCTTGTGAGAATGAGCGTGACGAATGGAAACCATTCGATGGATAATGTAGTCTGGGCGATGGGACGTCATCACCACCAGTGCGGCTCACACCGTAGAAGCTTGGTGCACAAGGTCTCGATGtcgtcatcggtggtggacacTCTGTT
The DNA window shown above is from Anopheles funestus chromosome 3RL, idAnoFuneDA-416_04, whole genome shotgun sequence and carries:
- the LOC125771696 gene encoding zonadhesin-like yields the protein MDTNVRLLLSVNLLLLLVGCLPNLVTARHAQRPKCCPPNEVLLWCPPVCEPTCDNDCVPTPTGIPMETCVCKPGFVRHHGHCIEKCECPAPCYSTEPPTECPPPMTTSRPCAPSFYGVSRTGGDDVPSPRLHYPSNGFHSSRSFSQAGPYSMMSQSQNLSSCSNYLYRPVKPCPPKPVRTTTMSPFEVCPPNEIQERSPICCEPTCTSDCAAVLCKSQPSTGPLVCTCDTGFVRHEGRCIPRDQCPVEEPVKFCGPNARYSPCTPCCQPTCDNDCSKIFCIAACTGPPTCVCNEGYVLHEGRCILPSQCPRKCTPVCPPGATLVPYRPCCINTCTTDCRLVRCAPTNDKTPTCVCDDGLVMHNNRCIPREHCPKPNQPTYGCYSGSHSKPY